From Phalacrocorax carbo chromosome 6, bPhaCar2.1, whole genome shotgun sequence, a single genomic window includes:
- the LOC135314118 gene encoding uncharacterized protein LOC135314118, whose product MPQPTKGSGSEGTSTDFFCWLEAVSAPMVMLLRVAMANGRPRPGETMITLSPALPLTVALCTLSLLPAGLRIYINPTWLIVEGEAPPEDLKQPPVDAESMTTEWDSSIDVQSPYGLVRIMMDAVIEGLRKLPFVGESMVPKRHSSTGPRSPQSWVRLRKDVAPVGPKELPVVAKSVASDPPYPLGQLWDSLAQADRTQLCCRALQSLWLCFLSWVALRLWRNGNRPQGQGKERPASSSVGTDCSEEGTFSSDEAVHQLEAKITPLARCTRLVYRLRLKVFPHQHSEKKAEGEASGGEPSLAPCAPPPRACSRRIGKRRCRGAR is encoded by the exons ATGCCTCAGCCCACCAAAGGCTCCGGGAGTGAGGGCACCTCCACCGACTTCTTCTGCTGGCTGGAGGCCGTTAGCGCCCCGATGGTCATGCTCCTGCGGGTGGCCATGGCCAACGGCCGGCCACGTCCTG GAGAGACCATGATAACTCTCAGCCCGGCTCTCCCCCTGACCGTGGCTCTCTGCACGTTGTCACTGTTGCCTGCTGGTCTTCGCATTTACATCAACCCCACCTGGCTCATTGTGGAGGGTGAAGCTCCTCCTGAAGACCTGAAGCAGCCACCCGTTGATGCGGAGAGCATGACCACCGAATGGGACAGCAGCATCGACGTTCAGAGCCCCTACGGCTTGGTTAGGATCATGATGGACGCTGTTATTGAGGGTCTGAGGAAGCTGCCCTTTGTGGGAGAGAGCATGGTCCCCAaacggcacagcagcactggcccccgcagcccccagagcTGGGTCAGGCTCAGGAAGGACGTCGCTCCTGTGGGCCCGAAGGAACTGCCCGTTGTCGCCAAGAGCGTGGCCTCTGACCCGCCCTACCCTCTGGGCCAGCTTTGGGACTCCCTTGCCCAGGCGGACAGGACCCAGCTGTGTTGCAGGGCCTTGCAAAGCCTGTGGCTGTGCTTCCTGTCTTGGGTTGCACTTCGCCTCTGGAGAAATGGGAACAGACCCCAGGGACAG GGAAAGGAACGGCCGGCCTCATCTTCTGTGGGAACAGACTGCTCGGAGGAGGGCACCTTCAGCTCTGATGAAGCCGTCCACCAGCTGGAGGCCAAAATCACCCCGCTGGCCAGGTGCACCAGGCTTGTCTACCGCCTCCGCCTGAAAGTGTTCCCGCACCAGCACTCCGAGAAGAAGGCGGAAGGCGAGGCAAGCGGAGGAGAGCCTTCTCTAGCTCCCTGTGCACCTCCACCTAGGGCGTGCTCTCGGCGGATTGGCAAGAGGAGATGCAGGGGTGCAA GGTGA
- the LOC135314070 gene encoding uncharacterized protein LOC135314070 has product MTTEWDSSIDVQSPYGLVRIMMDAVIEGLRKLPFVGESMVPKRHSSTGPRSPQSWVRLRKDVAPVGPKELPVVAKSVASDPPYPLGQLWDSLAQADRTQLCCRALQSLWLCFLSWVALRLWRNGNRPQGQGKERPASSSVGTDCSEEGTFSSDEAVHQLEAKITPLARCTRLVYRLRLKVFPHQHSEKKAEGEASGGEPSLAPCAPPPRACSRRIGKRRCRGAR; this is encoded by the exons ATGACCACCGAATGGGACAGCAGCATCGACGTTCAGAGCCCCTACGGCTTGGTTAGGATCATGATGGACGCTGTTATTGAGGGTCTGAGGAAGCTGCCCTTTGTGGGAGAGAGCATGGTCCCCAaacggcacagcagcactggcccccgcagcccccagagcTGGGTCAGGCTCAGGAAGGACGTCGCTCCTGTGGGCCCGAAGGAACTGCCCGTTGTCGCCAAGAGCGTGGCCTCTGACCCGCCCTACCCTCTGGGCCAGCTTTGGGACTCCCTTGCCCAGGCGGACAGGACCCAGCTGTGTTGCAGGGCCTTGCAAAGCCTGTGGCTGTGCTTCCTGTCTTGGGTTGCACTTCGCCTCTGGAGAAATGGGAACAGACCCCAGGGACAG GGAAAGGAACGGCCGGCCTCATCTTCTGTGGGAACAGACTGCTCGGAGGAGGGCACCTTCAGCTCTGATGAAGCCGTCCACCAGCTGGAGGCCAAAATCACCCCGCTGGCCAGGTGCACCAGGCTTGTCTACCGCCTCCGCCTGAAAGTGTTCCCGCACCAGCACTCCGAGAAGAAGGCGGAAGGCGAGGCAAGCGGAGGAGAGCCTTCTCTAGCTCCCTGTGCACCTCCACCTAGGGCGTGCTCTCGGCGGATTGGCAAGAGGAGATGCAGGGGTGCAA GGTGA